Proteins encoded by one window of Clostridium perfringens:
- a CDS encoding methionyl aminopeptidase: MRINRNDLCWCNSGKKYKKCHMEFDERIENLAREGFEVPTRDIIKNEEQIEGIRKSAEINNAVLDLVAEKIKAGMSTEDINKIVHDYTVSRGAIPAPLNYGGFPKSVCTSINDEVCHGIPDENIILKEGDIINVDVSTIYNGYYSDASRMFIIGEASENAKRLVKVAKECLEKGIEAVKPWGFLGDIGAAIQEHAEKNGYSVVRDFGGHGVGLKFHEDPFVYHYGDAGEGMVLVPGMIFTIEPMINEGKYDVFVDAENDWTALTMDGSLSAQWEHTILVTEDGIEIIAK; this comes from the coding sequence ATGAGAATAAATAGAAATGATTTATGCTGGTGTAACAGTGGTAAGAAATATAAAAAATGTCATATGGAATTTGATGAGAGAATAGAAAATTTAGCTAGAGAAGGATTTGAAGTTCCTACTAGAGATATAATAAAAAATGAAGAACAAATAGAAGGTATAAGAAAAAGTGCAGAAATAAACAATGCTGTTTTAGATTTAGTTGCAGAGAAAATAAAAGCAGGTATGAGTACTGAAGATATAAATAAAATAGTACACGATTATACTGTAAGTAGAGGAGCTATTCCAGCCCCACTTAACTATGGTGGATTCCCTAAAAGTGTTTGTACTTCTATAAATGATGAGGTTTGTCATGGAATTCCTGATGAAAATATAATTCTTAAAGAAGGAGATATAATAAACGTTGATGTATCTACTATATATAATGGATATTATTCAGATGCCTCAAGAATGTTTATTATTGGAGAAGCTAGTGAAAATGCAAAAAGATTAGTTAAAGTAGCTAAAGAATGCTTAGAAAAAGGTATTGAAGCAGTTAAACCTTGGGGATTCTTAGGAGATATAGGGGCAGCAATTCAAGAGCATGCAGAAAAGAATGGATATTCAGTGGTAAGAGATTTTGGAGGTCATGGAGTAGGATTAAAATTTCATGAGGATCCATTTGTATATCATTATGGAGATGCTGGAGAGGGTATGGTATTAGTACCAGGTATGATATTTACAATAGAGCCTATGATAAATGAAGGAAAATACGATGTCTTTGTAGATGCAGAAAATGATTGGACTGCCTTAACTATGGATGGATCACTTTCAGCTCAATGGGAGCACACAATACTAGTTACAGAGGATGGAATTGAAATAATAGCTAAATAA
- a CDS encoding zinc dependent phospholipase C family protein produces the protein MLYKTHLEIGENTFNTIEGRGRNLIDKKSFLKGNVLPDISPKYRLKKHGRKQFEEIIDEKVKELSRLSSDEIINHLGKEKFSIELGVICHFLCDFFSLPHDEEWGFKESVTLKHVLYEKKLHKVFSKDIIIKDSYKILGNSDYDVFFKNALKKYRDVYGHRNDLFFAMYLNNSVVRYVLESIEENDKINLSKEKHIAF, from the coding sequence ATGCTTTATAAAACTCATCTTGAAATAGGAGAAAATACATTTAATACTATTGAAGGAAGAGGAAGAAATTTAATTGATAAAAAAAGTTTTTTAAAAGGAAATGTTCTTCCAGATATTTCACCTAAATATAGGTTGAAAAAACATGGCAGAAAACAGTTTGAAGAGATTATTGATGAAAAGGTAAAAGAGCTAAGTAGGTTAAGTAGTGATGAAATAATAAATCATTTAGGAAAAGAAAAATTTAGTATAGAGTTAGGAGTAATATGTCATTTTCTATGTGACTTTTTTTCTTTGCCTCATGATGAGGAATGGGGTTTTAAGGAGAGTGTAACCTTAAAGCATGTGTTATATGAGAAAAAGTTACATAAGGTTTTTAGTAAAGATATAATAATAAAAGATAGTTATAAAATACTAGGAAACTCAGATTATGATGTCTTTTTTAAAAATGCTTTAAAGAAATATAGAGATGTATATGGACATAGAAATGATCTATTTTTTGCAATGTATTTAAATAATTCAGTTGTTAGATATGTTTTAGAATCCATAGAAGAAAATGATAAAATAAATCTTTCAAAAGAAAAACACATTGCTTTTTAA
- a CDS encoding DUF6414 family protein has translation MNDLLNLFIYIDEYLIKSLSSVYLNGYIDIRTSKRICDNTLSGRIHLDENNKTFCSDGKSRMYNKGFKTSNRSNDFNETNCYGNDRSIENRLFGRTEEEIKRIYTSFEIHNTMLKRMTTSKVIKDLENSHLVDSHISEGDFIRTKGCITETSLSSYLDSIISLIECFPLDILDSLLKDKNLGNLNFSIILNLLKTIKDKLSLNSTEDIIMNCSGYTAILNTNSKYFLNGDCYVFDKCNCNCNVLGKVIKVCTNNNDCINLLRKLTQENYYIDLLKSIEPYLDLLKNLNIPIPKCPEPKVKSPAVLIAPISMYF, from the coding sequence ATGAATGATCTTTTAAATCTTTTTATATACATAGATGAATATTTAATAAAAAGTCTATCTTCTGTATATCTAAATGGATATATAGATATACGTACTTCTAAAAGAATTTGTGACAACACCTTATCTGGAAGAATTCACTTAGATGAAAATAATAAAACCTTTTGTAGTGATGGAAAAAGTCGAATGTATAATAAGGGTTTTAAAACTAGTAATAGATCAAATGACTTTAATGAAACAAATTGTTATGGAAATGATAGAAGCATAGAAAATAGACTATTTGGAAGAACTGAAGAAGAAATAAAAAGAATTTATACTTCTTTTGAAATACACAATACTATGCTTAAGAGGATGACTACATCAAAAGTTATTAAGGATCTTGAAAATTCTCATTTAGTTGATTCTCATATTTCTGAAGGAGATTTTATAAGAACAAAGGGATGCATAACAGAAACTTCACTCTCTTCTTACTTAGATTCAATAATAAGCTTAATAGAATGCTTTCCCTTAGACATATTAGACTCCCTTTTAAAAGATAAAAACTTAGGCAATTTAAACTTTTCTATAATATTAAATTTACTAAAAACAATTAAAGATAAACTCTCTTTAAATTCAACTGAAGATATAATTATGAATTGTTCTGGCTATACTGCAATACTTAATACCAATTCAAAATACTTTTTAAATGGAGATTGTTATGTATTTGATAAATGTAATTGTAATTGCAATGTTTTAGGAAAAGTTATTAAAGTTTGTACAAATAATAATGATTGTATAAATTTATTAAGAAAGCTTACACAGGAAAATTATTATATTGATTTATTAAAGTCAATTGAGCCTTATTTAGATTTATTGAAAAATCTTAATATACCAATTCCTAAATGTCCAGAACCTAAAGTTAAATCACCAGCTGTACTAATAGCACCAATAAGCATGTATTTTTAA